In Elaeis guineensis isolate ETL-2024a chromosome 1, EG11, whole genome shotgun sequence, a genomic segment contains:
- the LOC105038493 gene encoding mitogen-activated protein kinase kinase kinase 3 isoform X1: protein MPAWWGKLKSKSKSTSSPRKKDEAAAAAAAAVVEEEKQGFQRGSKKEKANSFDEVLLSGKNRDPSPIGGARGRGLGIGLAHPLPRPSSISSPLPTLPHDHGVATATVSASASASSSSSSGSSEETPDLGLYRYSDPINEPRGRNTTTDSQRHHRGTKDRHLFSCSPVLEHPRRTEFPVSPGKEFQIHGFDGSSNAHAYTHFQTPGETVFCTRTPGSSPSRKCHPLPTSPRHCSMFSLCPGSPTQKQDDLRSPPHPLPLPPSSPSSSSTRSHQSQWKKGKLLGRGTFGHVYLGFNNESGQMCAIKEVKVISDDSNSKECLKQLSQEITLLSQLSHPNIVQYYSSEMAEDTLSVYLEYVSGGSIHKLLQDYGPFREPVIRSYTGQILSGLAYLHGRNTVHRDIKGANILVGPNGEIKLADFGMAKHMSSYTSIRSFKGSPYWMAPEVIMNGNGYNLSVDIWSLGCTILEMATSKPPWSQYEGVAAIFKIANSKDIPEIAEHLSSEAKSFLKLCLQRDPSARPTAAQLMDHPFVRDQPTIKAAKFNMISDLLPSSSDGSHTKITTGFSSKRSISPLHVRDHGIRHATECPSAFSSGYGNPRYHHLNPLTDISNACFFLDSHEFCSFDPISIRMNMSLPVSPCSSPLRQFKQCNRSCLPSPPHPAFSAEAINYSPINYALYPMRPSNNFVDPWPDVAPLKASAPFDSPRRL, encoded by the exons TCTCTCCGGGAAGAACAGAGATCCGTCGCCCATCGGTGGTGCCCGTGGTCGTGGTCTGGGGATTGGATTGGCGCATCCTCTCCCCCGCCCGTCGTCCATCTCGTCACCGCTGCCGACGTTGCCCCACGACCATGGGGTGGCGACGGCGACGGTGTCAGCGTCGGCGTCGGCGTCCAGTTCCAGCTCCTCCGGGTCTTCAGAGGAGACCCCGGATCTGGGGCTCTACAG ATATTCGGACCCAATCAATGAGCCAAGGGGCAGAAATACAACAACTGATTCACAGAGGCATCATCGTGGGACCAAAGACAGGCATCTCTTCTCATGCAGCCCAGTTTTGGAGCATCCTAGACGCACTGAGTTCCCTGTTTCTCCGggaaaagagtttcaaatacATGGTTTTGATGGTTCGTCTAATGCACATGCTTATACTCATTTCCAGACTCCCGGCGAGACTGTCTTCTGTACAAGAACGCCTGGTTCTTCCCCCAGCCGAAAATGCCATCCCTTGCCTACATCCCCCCGACATTGCAGCATGTTCAGTTTATGCCCGGGATCACCAACTCAAAAGCAGGATGACCTGAGAAGTCCACCTCATCCATTACCCCTTCCTCCAAGTTCTCCCAGCTCTTCCTCTACACGTTCTCATCAGTCACAGTGGAAGAAGGGAAAGTTATTGGGAAGGGGAACATTTGGCCATGTCTATCTCGGATTTAACAA TGAGAGTGGGCAGATGTGTGCAATTAAAGAGGTCAAAGTTATTTCTGATGACTCAAATTCAAAAGAGTGCCTCAAGCAACTAAGCCAG GAAATCACTTTGCTTAGTCAGCTCTCACATCCAAATATTGTGCAGTACTACAGCAGTGAAATG GCTGAAGATACACTTTCAGTTTATCTTGAGTATGTATCTGGTGGTTCTATTCATAAGTTGCTTCAGGACTATGGTCCTTTCAGAGAACCTGTAATTCGTAGTTATACTGGACAGATTCTTTCCGGGCTTGCCTACTTACATGGGAGGAATACTGTGCATAG GGATATTAAAGGGGCAAACATACTTGTCGGCCCTAATGGTGAAATCAAGCTTGCTGATTTTGGCATGGCCAAACAT ATGTCATCTTACACTTCAATACGTTCTTTCAAAGGAAGCCCTTACTGGATGGCTCCTGAG GTTATCATGAATGGCAACGGCTACAACCTTTCAGTGGACATATGGAGCCTTGGATGTACAATTCTTGAGATGGCAACTTCAAAACCTCCTTGGAGCCAGTATGAAGGG GTAGCTGCAATATTTAAAATTGCGAATAGCAAAGATATACCAGAAATCGCAGAGCACCTTTCTTCTGAAGCAAAAAGTTTTCTAAAGCTATGCTTGCAGCGTGACCCATCAGCTCGTCCTACAGCAGCCCAACTGATGGATCACCCTTTTGTTCGAGATCAACCAACCATAAAAGCTGCAAAATTCAATATGATTAGTGACTTGTTGCCTTCTTCTTCTGATGGAAGCCATACTAAG ATCACCACAGGGTTTTCCTCCAAGAGAAGTATTTCTCCACTACATGTTAGAGACCATGGGATAAGACATGCAACTGAATGTCCCTCAGCATTTTCTTCAGGATATGGAAATCCAAGGTATCATCATCTGAATCCTTTAACTGATATATCAAATGCCTGCTTCTTCTTGGACTCACACGAATTCTGTTCTTTTGATCCAATCAGCATAAGAATGAATATGTCTTTGCCTGTTTCGCCCTGTTCAAGTCCACTACGGCAATTCAAACAGTGTAATAGAAGTTGCTTGCCTTCTCCCCCTCATCCAGCTTTTTCAGCTGAAGCGATCAACTATAGTCCAATCAATTATGCACTCTATCCAATGAGGCCAAGCAACAATTTCGTGGATCCTTGGCCAGACGTTGCCCCACTGAAAGCTTCAGCGCCTTTTGACTCTCCAAGAAGACTATAG
- the LOC105038493 gene encoding mitogen-activated protein kinase kinase kinase 3 isoform X2 — protein MPAWWGKLKSKSKSTSSPRKKDEAAAAAAAAVVEEEKQGFQRGSKKEKANSFDEVLLSGKNRDPSPIGGARGRGLGIGLAHPLPRPSSISSPLPTLPHDHGVATATVSASASASSSSSSGSSEETPDLGLYRYSDPINEPRGRNTTTDSQRHHRGTKDRHLFSCSPVLEHPRRTEFPVSPGKEFQIHGFDGSSNAHAYTHFQTPGETVFCTRTPGSSPSRKCHPLPTSPRHCSMFSLCPGSPTQKQDDLRSPPHPLPLPPSSPSSSSTRSHQSQWKKGKLLGRGTFGHVYLGFNNESGQMCAIKEVKVISDDSNSKECLKQLSQEITLLSQLSHPNIVQYYSSEMAEDTLSVYLEYVSGGSIHKLLQDYGPFREPVIRSYTGQILSGLAYLHGRNTVHRDIKGANILVGPNGEIKLADFGMAKHMSSYTSIRSFKGSPYWMAPEVIMNGNGYNLSVDIWSLGCTILEMATSKPPWSQYEGVAAIFKIANSKDIPEIAEHLSSEAKSFLKLCLQRDPSARPTAAQLMDHPFVRDQPTIKAAKFNMISDLLPSSSDGSHTKITTGFSSKRSISPLHVRDHGIRHATECPSAFSSGYGNPSIRMNMSLPVSPCSSPLRQFKQCNRSCLPSPPHPAFSAEAINYSPINYALYPMRPSNNFVDPWPDVAPLKASAPFDSPRRL, from the exons TCTCTCCGGGAAGAACAGAGATCCGTCGCCCATCGGTGGTGCCCGTGGTCGTGGTCTGGGGATTGGATTGGCGCATCCTCTCCCCCGCCCGTCGTCCATCTCGTCACCGCTGCCGACGTTGCCCCACGACCATGGGGTGGCGACGGCGACGGTGTCAGCGTCGGCGTCGGCGTCCAGTTCCAGCTCCTCCGGGTCTTCAGAGGAGACCCCGGATCTGGGGCTCTACAG ATATTCGGACCCAATCAATGAGCCAAGGGGCAGAAATACAACAACTGATTCACAGAGGCATCATCGTGGGACCAAAGACAGGCATCTCTTCTCATGCAGCCCAGTTTTGGAGCATCCTAGACGCACTGAGTTCCCTGTTTCTCCGggaaaagagtttcaaatacATGGTTTTGATGGTTCGTCTAATGCACATGCTTATACTCATTTCCAGACTCCCGGCGAGACTGTCTTCTGTACAAGAACGCCTGGTTCTTCCCCCAGCCGAAAATGCCATCCCTTGCCTACATCCCCCCGACATTGCAGCATGTTCAGTTTATGCCCGGGATCACCAACTCAAAAGCAGGATGACCTGAGAAGTCCACCTCATCCATTACCCCTTCCTCCAAGTTCTCCCAGCTCTTCCTCTACACGTTCTCATCAGTCACAGTGGAAGAAGGGAAAGTTATTGGGAAGGGGAACATTTGGCCATGTCTATCTCGGATTTAACAA TGAGAGTGGGCAGATGTGTGCAATTAAAGAGGTCAAAGTTATTTCTGATGACTCAAATTCAAAAGAGTGCCTCAAGCAACTAAGCCAG GAAATCACTTTGCTTAGTCAGCTCTCACATCCAAATATTGTGCAGTACTACAGCAGTGAAATG GCTGAAGATACACTTTCAGTTTATCTTGAGTATGTATCTGGTGGTTCTATTCATAAGTTGCTTCAGGACTATGGTCCTTTCAGAGAACCTGTAATTCGTAGTTATACTGGACAGATTCTTTCCGGGCTTGCCTACTTACATGGGAGGAATACTGTGCATAG GGATATTAAAGGGGCAAACATACTTGTCGGCCCTAATGGTGAAATCAAGCTTGCTGATTTTGGCATGGCCAAACAT ATGTCATCTTACACTTCAATACGTTCTTTCAAAGGAAGCCCTTACTGGATGGCTCCTGAG GTTATCATGAATGGCAACGGCTACAACCTTTCAGTGGACATATGGAGCCTTGGATGTACAATTCTTGAGATGGCAACTTCAAAACCTCCTTGGAGCCAGTATGAAGGG GTAGCTGCAATATTTAAAATTGCGAATAGCAAAGATATACCAGAAATCGCAGAGCACCTTTCTTCTGAAGCAAAAAGTTTTCTAAAGCTATGCTTGCAGCGTGACCCATCAGCTCGTCCTACAGCAGCCCAACTGATGGATCACCCTTTTGTTCGAGATCAACCAACCATAAAAGCTGCAAAATTCAATATGATTAGTGACTTGTTGCCTTCTTCTTCTGATGGAAGCCATACTAAG ATCACCACAGGGTTTTCCTCCAAGAGAAGTATTTCTCCACTACATGTTAGAGACCATGGGATAAGACATGCAACTGAATGTCCCTCAGCATTTTCTTCAGGATATGGAAATCCAAG CATAAGAATGAATATGTCTTTGCCTGTTTCGCCCTGTTCAAGTCCACTACGGCAATTCAAACAGTGTAATAGAAGTTGCTTGCCTTCTCCCCCTCATCCAGCTTTTTCAGCTGAAGCGATCAACTATAGTCCAATCAATTATGCACTCTATCCAATGAGGCCAAGCAACAATTTCGTGGATCCTTGGCCAGACGTTGCCCCACTGAAAGCTTCAGCGCCTTTTGACTCTCCAAGAAGACTATAG